One region of Microbacterium sufflavum genomic DNA includes:
- a CDS encoding zinc-binding alcohol dehydrogenase translates to MADKPQWLIREDASVPVLVALALRQLLGIRAPEDLPTLRELPVRAPDAVDASPAIEAQWRDYWDMTVEPRAHHSGVPLELIDGFETLVALPATGADELAAAIRPHAATALRFAHAAHDRYVGAMTSHTGGDAYRAYASAIAEFEREIGRRAHSFELNVQVLPLSQRGIWWIGALSVAVTDGLRRDVVAFDAAIRPVIAELA, encoded by the coding sequence ATGGCCGACAAGCCGCAGTGGCTCATCCGCGAGGACGCGAGCGTCCCCGTGCTGGTCGCGCTCGCCCTGCGGCAGCTGCTGGGCATCCGCGCGCCGGAGGACCTGCCCACCCTCCGGGAGCTCCCCGTGCGAGCGCCGGATGCCGTGGACGCCTCGCCCGCCATCGAGGCGCAGTGGCGCGACTACTGGGACATGACGGTCGAGCCGCGGGCGCATCACTCCGGGGTGCCGCTCGAGCTCATCGACGGGTTCGAGACGCTCGTCGCGCTGCCCGCGACCGGGGCCGACGAGCTCGCCGCGGCGATCCGGCCGCACGCCGCGACCGCCCTGCGCTTCGCCCACGCGGCGCACGACCGCTACGTCGGCGCCATGACCAGCCACACGGGCGGCGACGCGTACCGCGCCTATGCGAGCGCGATCGCGGAGTTCGAGCGGGAGATCGGCCGGCGCGCCCACTCGTTCGAGCTGAACGTGCAGGTGCTCCCGCTGTCACAGCGGGGCATCTGGTGGATCGGGGCACTGTCGGTCGCGGTGACCGACGGCCTGCGGCGTGACGTGGTGGCGTTCGACGCGGCCATCCGGCCCGTGATCGCCGAGCTGGCCTGA
- a CDS encoding potassium transporter Trk has translation MAPQDSHQTVEVTVRRVPRYGVLMGIGVVLGVVVAGILTMMGSYDESQALDVVYPPGQVFGFLLLWTVPIGLALGGVAGLVLERVARRHDRVVKVDRETVVDGED, from the coding sequence ATGGCCCCCCAGGATTCCCACCAGACCGTCGAAGTGACCGTGCGCCGTGTGCCGCGGTACGGCGTGCTCATGGGCATCGGGGTCGTGCTCGGGGTCGTCGTCGCGGGCATCCTCACGATGATGGGCAGCTACGACGAGTCGCAGGCGCTCGACGTGGTGTATCCCCCCGGTCAGGTGTTCGGGTTCCTGCTGCTGTGGACCGTGCCGATCGGTCTCGCGCTCGGCGGGGTCGCTGGGCTCGTGCTGGAGCGGGTCGCGCGGCGCCACGACCGCGTGGTGAAGGTCGACCGCGAGACCGTCGTCGACGGCGAGGACTGA
- a CDS encoding HtaA domain-containing protein, producing the protein MNDTAIASPGSPRLRALLAALISVLLIAAGAVIVPPAHAAGGTVTPTVTSADTAGLTVQVQASGLPDVTGAYAALIVKGTESGLTGSGGYAAFALPFPRVEGGASSFALTAAVGSLDRTKAYEVLVWQQHSNPNETTIYGRGDVAISAAQWDALFGTTPTDPGETDPGTDPGETDPGTDPGETDPGETDPGETDPGTDPGETDPGETDPGETDPGTDPGTDPGEGEPSAAIEVFLADGVTPATGVALRAGDRIVVKGSGYDPTANVGGRGVPIPAHLPQGTYVVFGNFGADWQPSTGAASSTRSVGAQAWALAEGVLDQVPAQYQGAIRAQWVDISTDGSFQVTLTLKDTPATPGSYGVYTYAAGGVRNADQERSVALDYRIAPTLTASVESATAKDGLTVTAAAAKLGAVTGAYVALIEAGTEADVTAGGGFLAMQYVRNIDAGAFTVDLNTAAKNLDRTQTYEVIVWKQHTMPNDATIHARAAVTITDAQWTALLGDEPEEPAEPKPPVTPTTPPVSVPGGSLRWAISTSFANYVAGPIAQGAIQVSGGATRSGGQFQFGQTVGGDYDASTGLGSVVYRGAVRFTGHHGVLDVTVSDPVVRATSAGAATVYVSSGGAQVPFATLDLTRAARITANGAVTYSGAPATLTAAGRDRVLSGYSTTLDPVTFTIGSAAAAPSGSTGTVAAAAVVKRAALPATPPASEGIDVDEQNLAALASGQPATVTASGFRPNEEGIKVVVYSTPVLLDTVTADASGVATWSGALPAALEDGAHTLTFQGSVDRGLAFTLARATAAIGACTVEAATLNWGYKESFRTYIEGIAKGGWTLTDVAYRYPDFVWENGAGSLDGTALTGLVTYGGSIAFTGHDGALNTTLGNARVELAGDTGYLVFDVTGTTQAGESVDQQGVRLAEFPLADAAVVDGALRLDAVATTLTEAGAAAFGTYQAGEQLDPVTAVIPVDTACGTAVAEEPEADAEASAAVTAVTEPADTEGAPVWPWIVGGLVVVALAAGGGVLIARRSRTAQAAPETTEG; encoded by the coding sequence GTGAACGACACAGCCATCGCATCCCCCGGGAGCCCGCGCCTGCGCGCCCTGCTCGCCGCCCTGATCTCCGTCCTCCTCATCGCCGCCGGGGCGGTGATCGTCCCACCCGCGCACGCCGCCGGCGGAACCGTGACCCCCACCGTCACCTCCGCAGACACCGCCGGTCTCACCGTGCAGGTGCAGGCGAGCGGTCTGCCCGACGTGACCGGCGCCTACGCCGCGCTCATCGTGAAGGGCACCGAGAGCGGTCTGACCGGGTCCGGCGGCTACGCCGCGTTCGCGCTGCCGTTCCCGCGCGTGGAGGGCGGCGCGAGCAGCTTCGCCCTCACCGCCGCCGTGGGATCGCTCGACCGCACGAAGGCGTACGAGGTGCTCGTATGGCAGCAGCACTCCAACCCGAACGAGACGACCATCTACGGCCGCGGCGACGTGGCGATCTCGGCGGCACAGTGGGATGCCCTGTTCGGCACCACGCCGACCGATCCCGGCGAGACCGACCCGGGCACCGATCCCGGGGAGACCGACCCGGGCACCGATCCCGGTGAGACCGACCCGGGAGAGACGGACCCCGGTGAGACCGACCCGGGCACCGATCCCGGGGAGACCGACCCGGGCGAGACCGACCCGGGCGAGACGGATCCGGGTACCGATCCGGGTACCGATCCCGGAGAGGGCGAGCCGTCCGCGGCGATCGAGGTGTTCCTCGCCGACGGCGTGACCCCCGCGACCGGCGTCGCGCTCAGGGCCGGTGACCGGATCGTCGTGAAGGGCAGCGGCTACGACCCGACCGCGAACGTCGGCGGGCGCGGCGTGCCCATCCCCGCGCACCTGCCGCAGGGCACCTACGTGGTGTTCGGCAACTTCGGTGCGGACTGGCAGCCGTCCACGGGCGCCGCATCGTCGACACGCTCCGTCGGTGCCCAGGCCTGGGCGCTCGCCGAGGGTGTGCTGGACCAGGTGCCCGCGCAGTATCAGGGCGCGATCCGTGCGCAGTGGGTCGACATCTCCACCGACGGCTCGTTCCAGGTGACGCTCACCCTGAAGGACACGCCCGCGACCCCCGGCTCCTACGGCGTCTACACCTATGCGGCAGGCGGTGTGCGCAACGCCGACCAGGAGCGCAGCGTCGCCCTGGACTACCGCATCGCCCCCACGCTCACCGCGTCGGTGGAGTCCGCCACCGCGAAGGACGGCCTGACCGTCACGGCAGCCGCGGCGAAGCTCGGCGCGGTCACCGGCGCCTACGTGGCGCTCATCGAGGCGGGGACCGAGGCCGACGTCACGGCCGGCGGCGGCTTCCTCGCGATGCAGTACGTGCGGAACATCGACGCCGGTGCGTTCACGGTCGACCTGAACACCGCCGCGAAGAACCTCGACCGCACCCAGACCTACGAGGTGATCGTGTGGAAGCAGCACACGATGCCGAACGACGCCACGATCCACGCGCGCGCCGCGGTCACGATCACCGACGCGCAGTGGACGGCGCTGCTCGGCGACGAGCCGGAGGAGCCGGCGGAGCCGAAGCCGCCCGTGACGCCGACGACGCCGCCGGTGAGCGTGCCGGGCGGCTCGCTGCGCTGGGCCATCTCCACGTCGTTCGCGAACTACGTCGCCGGTCCCATCGCGCAGGGCGCCATCCAGGTGTCCGGCGGCGCGACGCGCTCCGGCGGACAGTTCCAGTTCGGGCAGACCGTCGGCGGCGACTACGACGCGAGCACCGGCCTCGGCAGCGTGGTCTACCGCGGCGCCGTGCGCTTCACCGGTCACCACGGCGTGCTCGACGTCACGGTCTCCGACCCCGTGGTGCGGGCGACCTCGGCGGGAGCAGCGACGGTGTACGTGAGCAGCGGCGGCGCGCAGGTGCCGTTCGCGACGCTCGACCTGACGCGCGCGGCCCGGATCACGGCGAACGGAGCCGTGACCTACTCGGGCGCCCCCGCCACGCTGACGGCTGCCGGTCGTGACCGCGTGCTCTCGGGCTACTCCACCACGCTCGACCCGGTCACGTTCACGATCGGCTCGGCCGCCGCGGCACCCTCGGGGTCGACCGGCACCGTCGCCGCCGCCGCGGTCGTGAAGCGGGCAGCGCTCCCCGCGACCCCGCCGGCGAGCGAGGGCATCGACGTCGACGAGCAGAACCTCGCCGCGCTCGCGTCCGGGCAGCCGGCCACCGTCACCGCCTCCGGGTTCCGCCCCAACGAGGAGGGCATCAAGGTCGTGGTGTACTCCACGCCCGTGCTGCTCGACACCGTGACCGCCGATGCCTCGGGTGTCGCGACCTGGTCGGGCGCCCTGCCCGCCGCGCTCGAGGACGGCGCGCACACGCTCACGTTCCAGGGGTCGGTCGACCGCGGTCTCGCGTTCACCCTCGCTCGCGCGACCGCCGCCATCGGCGCGTGCACGGTCGAGGCGGCGACGCTGAACTGGGGGTACAAGGAGTCGTTCCGCACCTACATCGAGGGCATTGCGAAGGGTGGCTGGACCCTGACCGACGTGGCGTACCGTTACCCCGACTTCGTGTGGGAGAACGGTGCGGGCTCGCTCGACGGCACCGCGCTCACCGGGCTCGTCACCTACGGCGGCAGCATCGCGTTCACGGGTCACGACGGTGCGCTGAACACGACGCTCGGGAACGCCAGGGTCGAGCTCGCGGGCGACACCGGCTACCTGGTGTTCGACGTGACCGGCACCACGCAGGCCGGGGAGAGCGTCGACCAGCAGGGCGTGCGACTCGCGGAGTTCCCGCTCGCGGACGCCGCGGTCGTCGACGGCGCGCTCCGGCTGGACGCGGTGGCCACGACGCTCACCGAGGCGGGGGCCGCGGCCTTCGGCACGTATCAGGCGGGGGAGCAGCTCGACCCGGTGACCGCCGTGATCCCCGTCGACACCGCGTGCGGCACGGCCGTGGCGGAGGAGCCGGAGGCGGACGCGGAGGCGAGCGCGGCGGTCACCGCGGTGACGGAGCCGGCCGACACGGAGGGTGCACCGGTCTGGCCGTGGATCGTCGGCGGCCTCGTCGTCGTGGCGCTCGCCGCCGGGGGAGGCGTGCTGATCGCCCGCCGCAGCCGCACGGCACAGGCCGCGCCGGAGACCACCGAGGGCTGA
- a CDS encoding FecCD family ABC transporter permease — protein MSGEVVTPTPARHRGLRFGLVVTGLLVALAVTCVVSITSGQYDLSPTALLGVLLRGLGIDTAWVPDAATDYGVIYTLRLPRLVLGLLVGAALAVSGVLMQAVFGNPLADAGVVGVSSGAALGAAASITFGLATFGMWTTPAFAFLGGLVAVFSVYLLSRSGGRTEVVTLLLTGIAINAIAGAGMAFFTFLGTTSTREQIVFWQLGSLNGALWSNIQLVAPLVAIGVVVALIVAPSLDLFALGERTARHLGVRVELLRLVVIVTVALLVCAAVAFAGIIGFAGLVVPHLMRMMIGPAHLPLVIASALGGALLIAVADLVARTAVPLADLPIGMITSLVGGPFFLWLLVRTRRRSGGWA, from the coding sequence GTGAGCGGCGAGGTCGTCACCCCTACGCCGGCGCGGCACCGCGGACTGCGCTTCGGGCTGGTCGTCACGGGGCTCCTCGTCGCCCTCGCCGTCACGTGCGTCGTCTCGATCACCAGCGGTCAGTACGACCTGTCGCCCACGGCGTTGCTGGGCGTGCTGCTGCGGGGCCTCGGCATCGACACCGCCTGGGTGCCGGACGCCGCCACGGACTACGGCGTGATCTACACGCTGCGACTGCCGCGCCTGGTGCTCGGCCTGCTCGTGGGCGCCGCGCTCGCGGTGTCCGGCGTGCTCATGCAGGCGGTCTTCGGCAACCCCCTCGCCGACGCGGGCGTGGTGGGCGTCTCGTCGGGCGCGGCGCTCGGTGCGGCGGCCAGCATCACGTTCGGCCTCGCCACGTTCGGCATGTGGACCACCCCCGCGTTCGCGTTCCTGGGCGGGCTGGTCGCGGTCTTCTCCGTGTACCTCCTCAGCCGCTCGGGCGGCCGCACCGAGGTCGTGACCCTGCTGCTCACCGGCATCGCCATCAACGCGATCGCCGGGGCGGGCATGGCGTTCTTCACCTTCCTCGGCACCACGTCGACGCGCGAGCAGATCGTGTTCTGGCAGCTCGGGTCGCTCAACGGGGCCCTCTGGTCGAACATCCAGCTCGTGGCGCCGCTCGTCGCGATCGGCGTCGTGGTCGCCCTGATCGTCGCGCCGAGCCTCGACCTCTTCGCCCTCGGCGAGCGCACCGCCCGGCACCTCGGCGTGCGCGTGGAGCTGCTGCGCCTCGTGGTCATCGTGACCGTCGCACTGCTGGTGTGCGCCGCGGTCGCATTCGCCGGGATCATCGGTTTCGCCGGCCTCGTCGTGCCGCACCTCATGCGCATGATGATCGGACCCGCACACCTGCCCCTCGTGATCGCCTCGGCCCTCGGCGGCGCGCTGCTCATCGCGGTCGCCGACCTCGTCGCCCGCACGGCCGTCCCCCTGGCCGACCTCCCGATCGGCATGA
- a CDS encoding heme/hemin ABC transporter substrate-binding protein, with amino-acid sequence MRRLSALVLAAALAVGLAACADPDATAAAPPAVDDTCPQASVPLTELDLVDDVRTATGPATACLASHAITPVDDRTAPQLPVTVTDSEGRTVEVTDVDRILPIDISGTIASTVFALGLGDQVVGRDSSTLFPGTEELPVVTKTGHTLNPEAILGLAPTVILTDTTIGPKEVRQQLRDAGIAVVVISGDRRLDTTDALVTEIAAALGVPSRGAELIERLDARVASVLGEIAQVTPATPEDRARMLFLYVRGSANVYYIFGADSGADSLIDAVGGVDVASEIGWEGMKPMTAEALVAAQPDVLVMMTDGLESVGGIDGLIERIPAVGQTPAGANRRVIDMADAEILSFGPRSADVIGALARALYTAEPPQ; translated from the coding sequence ATGCGACGCCTCTCCGCCCTCGTCCTGGCTGCCGCTCTCGCCGTCGGACTCGCCGCCTGCGCCGACCCCGACGCCACCGCCGCGGCCCCGCCCGCCGTCGACGACACCTGCCCTCAGGCCTCGGTCCCCCTCACCGAGCTCGACCTCGTGGACGACGTCCGCACCGCCACGGGTCCCGCGACCGCCTGCCTCGCCAGCCACGCGATCACCCCGGTCGACGACCGCACCGCGCCCCAGCTGCCCGTGACGGTGACCGACAGCGAGGGTCGGACGGTCGAGGTGACCGACGTCGACCGCATCCTCCCGATCGACATCTCCGGCACGATCGCGTCCACGGTGTTCGCGCTCGGCCTCGGCGACCAGGTGGTCGGCCGTGACTCCTCGACGCTGTTCCCCGGCACCGAGGAGCTGCCCGTGGTCACGAAGACCGGCCACACGCTCAACCCCGAGGCGATCCTCGGGCTCGCTCCCACCGTCATCCTCACCGACACCACGATCGGCCCGAAGGAAGTCCGCCAGCAGCTCCGGGACGCCGGGATCGCGGTCGTCGTCATCTCGGGCGACCGTCGCCTCGACACCACCGATGCGCTCGTCACCGAGATCGCCGCCGCGCTCGGGGTGCCCAGCCGCGGCGCCGAGCTGATCGAGCGCCTCGATGCGCGGGTGGCGTCCGTGCTCGGCGAGATCGCGCAGGTGACCCCGGCCACACCGGAGGACCGCGCCCGCATGCTGTTCCTCTACGTGCGCGGCAGCGCCAACGTCTACTACATCTTCGGCGCGGACTCGGGGGCGGACTCGCTCATCGATGCGGTCGGCGGTGTCGACGTCGCCTCCGAGATCGGCTGGGAGGGCATGAAGCCGATGACCGCGGAGGCCCTGGTCGCCGCGCAGCCGGACGTGCTCGTCATGATGACCGACGGCCTGGAGTCCGTGGGAGGCATCGACGGGCTGATCGAACGGATCCCCGCCGTGGGACAGACCCCCGCCGGGGCGAACCGCCGGGTGATCGACATGGCCGACGCGGAGATCCTGAGCTTCGGTCCCCGGTCGGCCGACGTGATCGGCGCCCTCGCCCGCGCGCTGTACACCGCCGAGCCGCCCCAGTGA